The genomic stretch CATCAGACTAGGAAATGCCTTACTCATCTCTTGAATAACAAGTGTTAGCATGTCAACATCATCCATGTCCTTTAACTGTATAAACAAGCATTGGCATTGCTATGTGAATACAGCGAAGTAATTGTCTTTTTTACATTTGATCTAAAACCAACAAAGTACTATACTATATTAGCTCACACAATAGGAATCTTGAGGGCACCTAGAGAACCAAGAAGAAAAGGACTATATAATTGCTCACTGTAGGTAATGTATCACCTAAGACAACATACCATTTTATTCAGATCCTCAGGACTCGGTAAGAATAAGCTTTGGAAAATAATGTAGTACAGAAATTTAGTCCTGTGCCACAATGACATCATCCCCCAGGTTCTCCTCAAAGTGatcttcaaacaaaaaaaaaagagaacagCGATAGGATAACATCAGTTCAGTGCTTATGAAAATTAAAGATGAACCTATCTACTAGTAATGGGATGTCAGAAGCGCAAGGGCCAATTTGACATGCTCAACATAAATAATATTACGCCAACAGCAGCAGCAGTAAAGAGgaacaaaaactaaaataagacAGCTCTGGTGATGCTTCAACTATTATCCCTAAAAGCAAATCATACTATAGCGCAACACCATGGTAACTAGAGGCATGTAACCATTGGGACCCAATATCCGAAACCAACCTCATCAGCTTATGGCATGCCAAATTAGAAGATTGAAACTAAAAGTTTAAGACACAAGCAAGCCATAGGAACTACTCCCAatgtcccataatataagatgttattacaactaGCATACTCatatattggttgtaataacatcttactATTATGGCAGAGGGAGTAGCTTATCACTGATCCTAGCAGACAGATGTGATCATCATTTTGACGAGGTGTACATTTGTTAGAGACATCAAAAGTAGTATCAGTACAATAACATTGGTCTCAACTCTTGTATTAATGAGAAGTGAAAAGGTTAACGGCGCATGAAAATTAGCAACATATGACTGATTCACTTGAATCACTGAAACATATTGTCCACGCTCTGTATTAGGTGCACAAAAAATAGCGACAATAAAAGCCTTGTTTATCCATATGGGAATAAATTGGCATAATCATTCAGTTGCTTACCAGTGTAGATCCTTTCATGGAACTAGTTTTGCCCAGTGCCATTCCGAATGAAAAAACCAAACTAAAAAACTAGGTTCAATACCTGGATAGGGCGATCTCCAAGGACAACTTTGCCGCCATATTTCATTGCTTCCTCGTATCCCACTCGAAACTCAGCTCCAGGTAACACATCAAGCTGGCTAGCAACCTTTGGTGCCAAAAAGCAACATCCATATCAGCTATCATGAAAAATGATTGAAGTACTGTCTGCACAACATGAATCAGTGCAGTACCTTTGCAAGAAACCAGCTATAGAGAATCCCGAAAGTGTTCATCTTCTTGTTCTTCCACATGTCAATCATTTCATTCAAGGTAGGAACCTATGGGTAAAATCAGATCGAATGATGAACTAGAAGAAATGATGATACCCAGTAATAGTTTATGCCTAACTGTAGATGACATGTTGATTAATCTACATGGTCTGTTTTCAATAACAAAAATAGGTATAACATTATAGGACAAAGGTTAAAAGTGTGGACTTAAATGAAGGATCTGTAAAACAGTATACCAAGAGAACTATTGTTGATGCATGAACAAGCACAAGTAACCTTCAAACGATTTATAATCCAGCGAAAACACAATACAACTATAAATTTTATGTAACAGTACTTAGCATGATCGGTGTCCCTCAGAATATGCAATGCCACATTCACAGCTTGAAGCCCATTTTGTCAACTAACTTAGTAGGCTAAATTCTGAACAAAGTTTGTTTTTACCAACAAACTCTGAACAGCTTTATCTTGGCCAAACTTCACTCGTGTAATCCAATCACAGTTGTTAACTCCGCATGTGTTTTCTTGTCCAAGATTATATAAGATATAAACACCAGAGAATTCTACATTGAGAACTTTTGTGGACTCCAGCACCATTAAGTGGTTTTCTTCAAAAATGGAGGAAATAATAAATTAAGATCAAACCCCAAAAGACTCAAATTCTGATAGTGGTTCCAGGTAATTCAATTTCTACATCACAAGATAATTGCGATGAGATGTTTATAGGAAAAGCATTTCCTTCCTGTAGTTTCTGACACTTGTCAGATGTTCATACCTGAAGGTTTTGTGGCTTCAAAATGGTAATCCTGCTTTGACAGAGTTCCAAGAAAACAACCTGCATTTACAAAATGGGTCCAAAGAAATTAGTGGAACATCTCCAAGATCAATTCCAATACGGAAAACAACATCATAAAGCAGGCAGCCAACCGGCAGCAATTCATAAAATATATATGATGAGTAAAGAAAGGAAGAAACCTGAGGTTTCAGGTAGTCGATGACGGCTTTCACTTGATCGCATGATTCCTGCAATGAAATCAACATGCGAGTTAACAATGTATAGCTGACAAGTTGTCCTGATGATCGGTGGTCCTTTTAGCACATAATAATGTGCATTCAAATGGAAGCCACCAAGTACTACGGGACATATGACTTACTATTTGCTAAAGCCCTTGTGCATTGTAACAGACCCAAACTTGCAGTAAACACAAAAACATATGTAGCCTACTGGAGGAAATGCAGATACATGTCCCCTGTGCTTTGCACTACTACCTTCTGTGTCTGGACCCAAAATCTTAGATCGGCAGCAGAACTAAAATCATCCGAAAACTGAAACAAATGCGCGCGCAGTGGAGTTCCTAGAGTAAATGCAAAATGTACATTGCGAGAACTGCAGAAGAGAGAAACGCGTAGGACACGGAGCTCTGACACACGACCCAGATGGAAGTAAAACCTGCAATTCGCGCTCGACATCGAGGATTACCTGCGAGACATGGGCGGTGCCGACGAGGTAGACGCGGCAGGTGGGGTCCTGTCCGGCCTCCAAGGCCTCGGGCGAGGTGACGCACTCGAGGCAGACCACCCCCCTGGCGAGCTCCTCGGGCAGCTCCCGCGGCTCGTCGCCCCCCGGCGTCATCCCGGGCTCACTCCCGGCTTCCGCGTCCGCGAACTCCCAGTCGTCCGCGTACTCGCCACTCTCGCCGTTGGTCTCGGCGGGAGcgggggctggcgcggccggatcCATGAGCAGGACGAGTGGCGCGAGGCGGCGAGCCGCGGTCGTGGTCGGGGTTTGTGCGGGGCAGGCGGagagcggcgggcggcggcggaagcgTGGCCGgcccgggaggaggcggcggtggatcggcgaggcggagaggaggaggtggtggcggatCATGCGCCGGTGGGCGCCGATTTGGGGATAGCTAGCTCGTCGTGCCGGGCGGGAGGTGGGCCTATGACGTGGCCTCGGTCGGCGCGACGGCTGGGATCGCTTGGACCGACGTCGCGGGAGGGATCTAGGCCGTAGGATCGGCCGACGTGGCAACGCCTCGCTGGCCAACGCTTTGTTGTTCGTTGCTTGCTTGGTTCCTGCACTTGCATGCATCGTCGTCGTGCTCGCTTGAGTCAACACGAGTCAGTGGTCTCGACAGAAACAGCACAGACCACATCGTCAAGTCATGGAGCTCTGTAGATACAGTAAAAAAGCTACCGCAACATCACGTCTCCAGCTCCTCAGATCACCATCACCAGCTCCCCATCTCGTTGTCGCTTCGTTGTTTTCTACTCTTTTGTAAAAAAATAAACGCAAAAAAGATTTGTCACGTAATTATAATAATTGATTATAAGAAGATAATTACCCCGGAAATTAACAGAAAATCCGGCAGAACCGTTATAAATACCATCACAGATTATGATGGAACAAGAGTCCTCGTCGAGGTTGTACACCggtgtcatcatcatcactcttctCGAGTTAACCAAAGAATGACCATCATAAAAGACCTTGCCATAGTGGCCTCGAGAAGCCATCATCGGCCTCTACCACAGTATTAACTCACAGTATTATGACCTGATACTGACATGCTACTTACCATATTTTCCTGACTTTTTGGTGCATCTTCCA from Lolium rigidum isolate FL_2022 chromosome 4, APGP_CSIRO_Lrig_0.1, whole genome shotgun sequence encodes the following:
- the LOC124648509 gene encoding traB domain-containing protein-like, yielding PPLSACPAQTPTTTAARRLAPLVLLMDPAAPAPAPAETNGESGEYADDWEFADAEAGSEPGMTPGGDEPRELPEELARGVVCLECVTSPEALEAGQDPTCRVYLVGTAHVSQESCDQVKAVIDYLKPQVVFLELCQSRITILKPQNLQVPTLNEMIDMWKNKKMNTFGILYSWFLAKVASQLDVLPGAEFRVGYEEAMKYGGKVVLGDRPIQITLRRTWGMMSLWHRTKFLYYIIFQSLFLPSPEDLNKMLKDMDDVDMLTLVIQEMSKAFPSLMETLLHERDMYMSSTLLNVAREHSSVVAVVGKGHVSGIKKNWQQPIEVQSLLELPVTRQGPSKMKILASVGAISAVIASGIYIWGKK